Proteins from a genomic interval of Actinoalloteichus hymeniacidonis:
- a CDS encoding LysR family transcriptional regulator ArgP, whose translation MPDLPAELVRTLVTAVDEGTFDAAAKVLHLTPSAVSQRIKLLEQKTGRVLLIRSKPVRLTESGVVIARYARQLALLADDALTGLGAAGTGAPTTVSIAVNADSLATWFLAALDPEPEGLPIRYEVRREDQDHTAELLREGLVMAAVTSSAQPVQGCTVRPLGHMRYQAMASRAFVARWLADSPLRQALPAAPVMVFDAKDDLQDAFLRKLTGRRSRGGGMRHVIPESAVYCQAVLSGMGWGMLPTMQVAALPDPTELVALAPDRPVDVALYWQHWRLDSPPLAAVTEAVLAAGSRALLAPS comes from the coding sequence ATGCCTGATCTGCCGGCCGAGCTGGTGCGGACCCTGGTCACGGCGGTGGACGAGGGAACCTTCGATGCGGCGGCGAAGGTGCTGCACCTGACCCCCTCCGCGGTGAGTCAGCGGATCAAGCTGCTCGAACAGAAGACGGGTCGGGTACTGCTGATCCGCTCGAAACCCGTCCGGCTGACCGAGTCCGGCGTGGTGATCGCTCGGTATGCGCGTCAACTCGCCCTGCTCGCCGACGATGCGCTCACCGGGCTGGGAGCGGCGGGGACCGGCGCGCCCACCACGGTCTCGATCGCCGTCAACGCCGATTCGCTGGCCACCTGGTTCCTGGCCGCGCTCGACCCGGAGCCCGAGGGCCTGCCGATCCGCTACGAGGTGCGCAGGGAGGATCAGGATCACACGGCCGAGCTGCTGCGGGAGGGCTTGGTGATGGCGGCGGTGACCTCCTCGGCCCAACCGGTGCAGGGCTGCACGGTCCGGCCGCTGGGGCACATGCGGTACCAGGCGATGGCCAGCCGTGCGTTCGTCGCGCGCTGGCTTGCCGACTCTCCGCTGCGGCAGGCACTGCCCGCCGCCCCGGTGATGGTGTTCGATGCCAAGGACGATCTGCAGGACGCCTTCCTTCGCAAGCTCACCGGCAGACGCTCGCGGGGCGGCGGGATGCGCCATGTGATTCCGGAGTCGGCGGTGTACTGCCAGGCGGTACTCAGCGGGATGGGCTGGGGAATGCTGCCGACGATGCAGGTCGCGGCGCTGCCGGACCCGACGGAACTCGTCGCGTTGGCTCCGGATCGACCGGTCGACGTCGCCTTGTACTGGCAACACTGGCGACTCGACTCGCCACCGTTGGCGGCGGTCACCGAAGCCGTGCTGGCGGCGGGTTCCCGCGCGCTGTTGGCCCCGTCCTGA
- a CDS encoding LysE/ArgO family amino acid transporter: MPVLPPIAAGLGTGLSLIVAIGAQNAFVLRQGIRREHIVPVVVICILSDLVLITLGVAGVTTVLRELPQLALVIRLLGAAFLIGYGLLAARRALRPTALHPGGGAAGSWQAAVLTCLAVTWLNPHTYLDAVLLLGTIAHSWDAQRWWFGAGAVAGSVLWFAVLGFGAGLLRGFFARPAAWRILDGLIAATMLTLGVLLAIDG, translated from the coding sequence ATGCCCGTGCTGCCCCCTATCGCCGCTGGTCTCGGTACCGGCCTGTCACTCATCGTCGCCATCGGAGCGCAGAACGCCTTCGTTCTGCGACAGGGCATCCGGCGGGAACACATCGTGCCGGTGGTGGTGATCTGCATCCTCTCGGACCTCGTGCTGATCACTCTCGGCGTCGCGGGCGTCACCACGGTGCTGCGGGAGCTACCCCAGCTCGCTCTGGTGATCCGGCTGCTCGGCGCGGCCTTCTTGATCGGCTATGGACTGCTCGCCGCCCGACGCGCGCTGCGTCCGACCGCGCTGCACCCCGGGGGCGGCGCCGCAGGCTCGTGGCAGGCCGCGGTGCTGACCTGTCTGGCCGTGACCTGGCTGAATCCCCACACCTACCTGGACGCGGTGTTGCTGTTGGGCACCATCGCCCACAGCTGGGACGCGCAACGCTGGTGGTTCGGTGCGGGCGCCGTGGCGGGCAGCGTGCTGTGGTTCGCCGTGCTGGGCTTCGGCGCGGGCCTACTCCGAGGGTTCTTCGCGCGCCCGGCCGCCTGGCGCATTCTCGACGGCCTCATCGCGGCGACGATGCTGACCCTGGGCGTGCTGCTGGCCATCGACGGGTGA
- a CDS encoding DUF7873 family protein, with amino-acid sequence MTKLNQIIAVEKGVKSGALRDLASAQQALQKPALLAGISRTYQPKDEEGEQLPAESTRVQVKTEDVLRKTASVLTRLFDVTATKDWANCIAKADVVVDGRALLSDVPVSYLLFLEKQLTELHAVVKKLPLLDAAEDWNFEEASDHWRTEQVRTIRTKKVPRNHVKAEATEKHPAQVEVYYEDIAVGYWSTVKFSGALPARRVNELLERLEKLQNAVKFAREEANNLEITDQRIGDTVFGYLFSR; translated from the coding sequence ATGACCAAGCTGAACCAGATCATCGCGGTCGAGAAGGGCGTCAAGAGCGGCGCACTCCGTGATCTCGCCTCGGCACAGCAGGCGCTGCAGAAGCCCGCGCTGTTAGCGGGTATCTCGCGGACCTACCAGCCGAAGGACGAGGAAGGCGAGCAGCTGCCTGCCGAGTCCACCCGTGTGCAGGTCAAGACCGAGGACGTCCTGCGCAAGACCGCCAGCGTGCTGACCCGCCTCTTCGACGTGACCGCCACCAAGGACTGGGCCAACTGCATCGCCAAGGCCGATGTCGTGGTCGACGGTCGCGCCCTGCTCAGCGACGTTCCGGTGTCCTATCTGCTCTTCCTGGAGAAGCAGCTGACCGAGCTGCACGCCGTCGTCAAGAAGCTGCCGTTGTTGGACGCCGCCGAGGACTGGAACTTCGAAGAGGCCTCCGATCACTGGCGCACCGAGCAGGTACGGACCATCCGCACGAAGAAGGTGCCGCGTAACCACGTCAAGGCCGAGGCGACCGAGAAGCACCCGGCGCAGGTCGAGGTGTACTACGAGGACATCGCCGTCGGTTACTGGTCCACGGTGAAGTTCTCCGGGGCGCTGCCCGCTCGTCGGGTCAACGAACTGTTGGAACGGCTGGAGAAGCTGCAGAATGCGGTCAAGTTCGCCCGCGAGGAGGCCAACAACCTGGAGATCACCGACCAGCGCATCGGTGACACCGTGTTCGGCTACCTGTTCAGCAGGTAG
- a CDS encoding efflux RND transporter periplasmic adaptor subunit — MVRKHSFLGALALGVAAVTVTTACSSTEPAAQNPELSERGTTMTTVTPSRQDLTSNVSLAAQVAMNPVFGVAAPVDGEVRFFDIADTPGTPTIATRVANIWNDNGATPVDIPPNSAFAGRLVEESGNVATGTPIVSARLGGYAIVAPIDGDQAYEISDALASVEAQIKNGPGPFPCTVLGTIAALPAGTIPEPEEESQPEGDGSEEGITDQVDGEELDGGAGAGDGLPQPLGLQASEATPLQVVCTVPDDVRLINGAAATLELVSEQVTDALVVPVEAVAGAQGRGRVDVLNADGERQTVDVELGLSDGEVIEVLSGLEGDETLAVPGPNIPPGEDLGPADGEGEGEDLTEGEEPQP; from the coding sequence ATGGTGCGCAAGCACAGTTTCCTCGGCGCTCTCGCGCTCGGAGTCGCGGCGGTGACGGTGACGACGGCCTGCTCGTCCACTGAGCCCGCCGCGCAGAATCCGGAGTTATCCGAGCGCGGTACGACGATGACGACGGTCACGCCGAGCAGGCAGGACCTCACCAGTAATGTCAGTCTGGCCGCGCAGGTGGCGATGAATCCGGTCTTCGGCGTCGCGGCACCGGTCGATGGAGAGGTCCGTTTCTTCGACATCGCGGATACTCCGGGTACGCCGACGATCGCCACCAGAGTGGCCAATATCTGGAATGACAATGGCGCCACGCCGGTCGACATTCCGCCGAATTCGGCGTTCGCCGGGCGGCTCGTCGAAGAGAGCGGAAACGTCGCAACGGGCACGCCGATCGTCTCGGCGCGCCTCGGTGGTTACGCCATCGTCGCGCCGATCGACGGCGACCAGGCCTACGAGATCAGTGACGCCCTCGCGTCGGTCGAGGCCCAGATCAAGAACGGCCCCGGCCCCTTCCCGTGCACGGTGCTCGGCACCATCGCAGCGCTGCCTGCGGGCACGATCCCGGAGCCGGAGGAGGAATCACAACCGGAAGGAGATGGTAGCGAGGAGGGAATCACGGACCAGGTCGACGGCGAGGAGCTGGATGGCGGCGCAGGCGCAGGAGACGGCCTTCCACAGCCGCTCGGACTGCAGGCGTCCGAGGCGACGCCCCTGCAGGTCGTCTGCACGGTTCCCGACGACGTGCGGCTGATCAACGGTGCCGCCGCGACGCTGGAACTGGTCAGCGAGCAGGTGACGGACGCACTCGTGGTCCCCGTCGAAGCAGTGGCGGGCGCCCAGGGACGCGGCCGGGTCGACGTGCTGAACGCCGACGGCGAACGTCAGACGGTCGACGTCGAACTCGGCCTCAGTGACGGCGAGGTGATCGAGGTGCTCTCCGGCCTCGAAGGCGACGAGACGCTCGCCGTTCCCGGTCCGAACATCCCGCCCGGCGAGGACCTCGGCCCGGCGGACGGCGAAGGTGAAGGCGAGGACCTGACCGAGGGTGAGGAGCCGCAGCCGTGA
- a CDS encoding ABC transporter ATP-binding protein, with amino-acid sequence MTVDDATMQLPRVQPLTGELPHRLVHLTGITKTLKGQGEPRDILSDVNLTVHGGESVAILGRSGSGKSTLLSLIGLFDRTDGGSYLLGEQDITRLPENKAAALRSAEFGFVFQRFFLLKHLTAAQNVAMALVNGQGWFSRRERQAKVLAALEQVGIAHLAKQKPPRMSGGEQQRVAIARALVRQPRIVLADEPTGALDTETGRIVIDALLETTKRGCALILVTHDNAHAARMGRVVRLDAGVLTETRSGVAA; translated from the coding sequence GTGACCGTGGACGACGCCACCATGCAGCTGCCGAGGGTGCAGCCACTCACCGGAGAGCTTCCTCATCGGCTCGTGCACCTCACCGGCATCACCAAGACGCTGAAGGGGCAGGGCGAACCGCGCGACATCCTCTCCGACGTGAACCTGACCGTGCACGGCGGTGAGAGTGTGGCGATCCTCGGTCGATCGGGCTCGGGCAAGAGCACCCTGCTCAGCCTGATCGGTCTGTTCGACCGGACCGACGGCGGCAGCTATCTCCTCGGGGAGCAGGACATCACCAGACTCCCCGAGAACAAGGCCGCCGCCCTGCGCAGCGCCGAGTTCGGTTTCGTCTTCCAGCGGTTCTTCCTGCTCAAGCATTTGACCGCCGCGCAGAACGTCGCCATGGCGCTGGTCAACGGGCAGGGCTGGTTCTCTCGGCGTGAGCGGCAGGCGAAGGTGTTGGCCGCGTTGGAACAGGTCGGCATCGCGCACCTGGCCAAGCAGAAACCGCCACGGATGTCCGGCGGCGAGCAACAGCGGGTGGCGATCGCGCGGGCACTGGTGCGCCAGCCCCGCATCGTGCTGGCCGATGAGCCGACGGGAGCGCTGGACACCGAGACCGGCCGCATCGTGATCGACGCCCTGCTCGAGACGACCAAGCGGGGCTGCGCACTGATCCTGGTGACCCACGACAACGCCCACGCCGCGAGGATGGGACGAGTCGTGCGGCTGGACGCGGGCGTGCTCACCGAGACCCGTTCGGGAGTCGCCGCGTGA
- a CDS encoding ABC transporter permease codes for MRMSGRLRSSLIIGGQGIRARKLRTFLSMVSLFLGVLAVVAVQAGSEIAQRAMLADIELQNGVDGTTRVYLPQHAQSAEIALDSLAGRDDAVSVSMGGAIIGEPGVAPLNPGGAPFDVPGGYSRGGSYCDASGCFEMEDPNAGLPSGQAIEVSLTSLSGDIREFKPFRQASGDWLDFQSAPALAPRIVVNTAAADGFEMYDIPAEMAVSGATANMTPQIIGVVDDGGSAPMAYVRTDEMLNWMPVSETADPFFGGVEVFLAPSAVDMEQLLRSKLSAVGADVDQMGSWMVTSKADAEEQLAVMRLIFLSLAGLVLLIGVAGILNVGLATVGERVEEFALRRAVGMSRLLLAGIVLAETLLTGLITAAAAIGAGALGLQALSMFVSTPVLQDVAFPWQAGVSGVIAGLVAGILGGLIPAIRAARIPIATVMRA; via the coding sequence ATGCGAATGTCGGGGCGGCTGCGGTCGTCACTCATCATCGGTGGTCAGGGCATCCGGGCCAGGAAGCTGCGGACCTTCCTCTCCATGGTCAGCCTCTTCCTGGGGGTGCTCGCCGTCGTCGCCGTGCAGGCGGGGTCGGAGATCGCCCAGCGGGCGATGCTCGCCGACATCGAGCTGCAGAACGGCGTGGACGGCACCACCCGGGTCTACTTGCCGCAGCATGCTCAGTCGGCGGAGATCGCACTGGACTCGCTGGCGGGCCGGGACGATGCCGTCTCCGTGAGCATGGGCGGTGCGATCATCGGCGAACCCGGTGTCGCGCCGCTCAACCCAGGAGGGGCACCGTTCGACGTTCCCGGAGGCTACTCGCGGGGCGGGAGCTACTGCGATGCCTCCGGTTGTTTCGAGATGGAAGATCCGAATGCCGGATTGCCCAGCGGACAGGCGATCGAGGTGTCCCTCACCTCGTTGTCGGGGGACATCAGGGAGTTCAAACCGTTCCGGCAAGCCTCCGGTGACTGGCTCGATTTCCAGAGTGCGCCTGCGCTCGCGCCGCGCATCGTGGTCAACACCGCGGCCGCCGATGGCTTCGAGATGTACGACATCCCAGCCGAGATGGCCGTGTCTGGAGCAACGGCCAACATGACACCACAGATCATCGGTGTCGTCGACGACGGCGGCAGCGCCCCGATGGCCTACGTACGCACCGACGAGATGCTCAACTGGATGCCGGTCTCGGAGACCGCCGATCCCTTCTTCGGTGGTGTGGAGGTCTTCCTCGCGCCTTCGGCGGTGGACATGGAGCAACTGTTGCGCTCGAAATTGAGTGCGGTGGGTGCCGACGTCGACCAGATGGGTTCCTGGATGGTGACGTCGAAGGCCGACGCCGAGGAACAACTCGCGGTGATGCGGCTGATCTTCCTCTCCCTGGCCGGGCTGGTGTTGCTCATCGGCGTTGCGGGCATCCTGAACGTCGGGCTCGCCACCGTCGGCGAACGGGTCGAGGAGTTCGCGTTGCGGCGCGCGGTGGGCATGTCCCGGCTGCTCCTGGCAGGCATCGTGCTCGCCGAGACCCTGCTCACCGGGCTGATCACCGCTGCGGCGGCGATCGGCGCTGGAGCCCTCGGCCTGCAGGCTCTCTCGATGTTCGTCAGCACCCCGGTACTCCAGGATGTCGCCTTCCCCTGGCAGGCAGGGGTCTCCGGTGTCATCGCCGGGTTGGTCGCGGGCATCCTCGGTGGGTTGATCCCCGCGATCCGGGCCGCCCGTATTCCGATCGCCACGGTGATGCGGGCCTGA
- the valS gene encoding valine--tRNA ligase codes for MSETMPTMPERPSLDGLETKWTQRWDQTGVYRFDPPGDRASVFSIDTPPPTVSGSLHVGHVFSYTHTDIVARFQRMRGKHVFYPMGWDDNGLPTERRVQAHYGVRCDPSLPYDPELPVPQPLVKKNSRPTVDISRRNFVELCERLTAEDEQTFEQLWRRLGLSVDWSMTYTTIGRPAQRVSQLAFLQLLASGQAYQAEAPTLWDVGFRTAVAQAELEDRDHAGAWHRIAFGGPDGKPLFIETTRPELLPACVALIAHPDDERYRSLFGQTVRSPIFGVEVPVLAHPAAEPDRGAGIAMCCTFGDLTDVQWWRELNLATRTVVGRDGRILSEPPEGLVETAGRAAYGELAGATVHTARERVVAMLRASGDLDGEPRPTVRPVKFYEKGDKPLEIVSSRQWFIRSVEHQDALLARGEELVWHPTYMKARYDDWVRGLNGDWLISRQRFFGVPFPVWYRLDADGEPDRTAPILPAEDTLPIDPSSDTPPGFRADQRGVAGGFVGENDVMDTWATSSLSPQLICGWERDPELYAQTYPMDLRPQGHDIIRTWLFATMLRAELDSHTLPWRHAALSGWILDPDRKKMGKSIGNALTPVGLLDQFGSDAVRYWAASGRPGTDTAFDQGQMKVGRRLATKLLNAARLILGFPAPSPTAVVNQPLDEAMLTELAEVVRSATASLADLEYTSALERTERFFWFFCDDYLELIKQRAYGDLESDAADGADSARLALRTALSTLIRLLAPFLPYAAEETWSWWHDGSVHTADWPTAQERRPALADSAALLAASGTVLTAIRRAKSTAKRSMRTPVDLVRVTGWAADLTALGTVAADLKAAGVVRRLEFVPADQPELSVTVTLAAPE; via the coding sequence ATGTCCGAGACCATGCCGACCATGCCAGAGCGACCGTCGTTGGACGGACTCGAGACGAAGTGGACGCAGCGGTGGGATCAGACCGGGGTATACCGCTTCGATCCGCCCGGCGACCGGGCGTCGGTGTTCTCCATCGACACCCCGCCGCCGACGGTCAGCGGCTCACTGCACGTCGGGCACGTCTTCTCCTACACCCACACCGATATCGTCGCCCGCTTCCAACGGATGCGCGGCAAGCACGTCTTCTATCCGATGGGCTGGGACGACAACGGACTGCCCACCGAACGACGGGTGCAGGCGCACTACGGGGTCCGCTGTGATCCCTCGCTGCCGTACGACCCCGAACTGCCGGTGCCGCAACCGTTGGTCAAGAAGAACTCGCGGCCCACGGTGGACATCTCGCGACGCAATTTCGTGGAACTGTGCGAGCGACTGACCGCCGAGGATGAGCAGACCTTCGAGCAGCTGTGGCGGCGGCTGGGTCTCTCGGTGGACTGGTCGATGACCTACACGACCATCGGCAGGCCTGCGCAGCGCGTCTCGCAGCTGGCCTTCCTGCAGTTGTTGGCGAGCGGGCAGGCCTACCAGGCCGAGGCTCCGACGCTGTGGGACGTCGGGTTCCGCACCGCGGTCGCGCAGGCCGAGTTGGAGGATCGCGATCATGCGGGCGCGTGGCATCGCATCGCCTTCGGCGGCCCGGACGGCAAGCCGCTGTTCATCGAGACCACCCGCCCCGAGCTGCTACCCGCGTGCGTCGCGTTGATCGCGCATCCCGACGACGAGCGCTACCGGTCGCTGTTCGGACAGACTGTGCGCTCGCCGATCTTCGGTGTCGAGGTCCCGGTGCTGGCCCATCCGGCCGCCGAGCCGGATCGCGGCGCAGGCATCGCGATGTGCTGCACCTTCGGCGATCTCACCGACGTGCAGTGGTGGCGGGAACTGAATCTGGCGACCCGCACCGTCGTCGGTCGGGACGGTCGCATCCTGTCCGAGCCGCCCGAGGGACTCGTCGAGACCGCCGGGCGCGCCGCCTACGGCGAGCTGGCGGGCGCCACCGTGCACACCGCGCGGGAACGGGTCGTCGCGATGCTGCGTGCATCCGGGGACCTCGATGGCGAACCGCGTCCCACCGTGCGTCCGGTGAAGTTCTACGAGAAGGGCGACAAACCGCTGGAGATCGTCTCCAGCAGGCAGTGGTTCATCCGCTCGGTGGAGCATCAGGATGCGCTGTTGGCGCGTGGCGAGGAACTGGTCTGGCATCCGACGTACATGAAGGCGCGGTACGACGACTGGGTGCGCGGCCTCAACGGCGACTGGCTGATCAGCAGGCAGCGGTTCTTCGGCGTGCCGTTCCCGGTCTGGTATCGGTTGGACGCCGATGGCGAACCCGACCGCACGGCACCGATCCTGCCCGCCGAGGACACGCTGCCGATCGACCCGTCCTCGGACACCCCGCCCGGCTTCCGCGCGGATCAACGCGGGGTGGCAGGCGGGTTCGTCGGCGAGAACGATGTGATGGACACCTGGGCGACCTCGTCGTTGAGTCCCCAGCTGATCTGCGGTTGGGAACGCGATCCCGAGCTCTACGCGCAGACCTACCCGATGGATCTGCGGCCGCAGGGCCACGACATCATCCGCACCTGGCTGTTCGCCACCATGCTGCGGGCCGAACTGGACTCGCACACCCTGCCGTGGCGACACGCCGCCTTGTCCGGTTGGATCCTCGATCCGGACCGCAAGAAGATGGGCAAGTCGATCGGCAACGCACTGACGCCGGTCGGGCTGTTGGATCAGTTCGGTTCCGACGCGGTGCGGTACTGGGCGGCCAGCGGCAGGCCCGGCACCGACACGGCCTTCGATCAGGGCCAGATGAAGGTCGGCAGGAGACTGGCGACGAAGCTGCTCAACGCGGCACGACTCATCCTCGGATTCCCGGCGCCGTCCCCTACCGCCGTGGTGAATCAGCCGCTGGACGAGGCGATGCTCACCGAGCTGGCCGAGGTCGTCCGGTCGGCCACGGCATCGCTGGCGGATCTCGAGTACACCTCCGCCTTGGAACGGACCGAACGCTTCTTCTGGTTCTTCTGCGACGACTATCTGGAGCTGATCAAACAGCGCGCCTACGGGGATCTCGAATCGGACGCGGCGGACGGTGCGGATTCGGCCCGGCTGGCCCTGCGGACGGCGTTGTCGACGCTCATCCGGCTCCTCGCGCCCTTCCTGCCGTATGCCGCCGAGGAGACCTGGTCCTGGTGGCACGATGGCTCGGTGCACACGGCGGACTGGCCGACCGCGCAGGAGCGGCGACCTGCCCTGGCGGACTCCGCAGCGCTGTTGGCCGCCTCGGGCACGGTGCTCACCGCGATTCGCCGAGCGAAGTCGACGGCGAAGCGATCCATGCGGACGCCGGTCGACCTGGTCCGCGTCACCGGTTGGGCCGCCGATCTCACGGCGTTGGGCACGGTGGCGGCCGATCTCAAGGCGGCGGGTGTCGTCCGCCGACTGGAGTTCGTCCCGGCGGATCAGCCCGAGCTGTCCGTGACGGTGACGCTGGCCGCGCCGGAGTGA
- a CDS encoding eCIS core domain-containing protein, whose amino-acid sequence MHERRRRRLDDTAAEPAPARIQRQPGPSEVDRLLALQRSVGNAVVARAIAQQRRRAAAQGSPDTAVQRSAVHAVLRSPGTPLHEPVRAEMEARLDADFSDVRLHTGPDAARSAAEIGARAYTSGSHVVIGNGGADAHTLAHELTHVIQQRTGSVAGTDTEAGLRISDPGDRFEQAAEANARRVMAAVVPPTEGQRTDSESEPIPATAETAVSQRNRDLVQRAGDEIESASSSNPRDARPMPVAPGGDEYLDWFLGRPPVPGAWEVRSGSGGDAEADRAMARSAPATQKMVAGGPDTVLIHALRTNDSEAVNELRDHHPRHYELFGRLRTRTDWAKLSANQAWALVAAERKGGEQEAELSRIARERIQKKPWFAFYRSVPDLDGLIRQVAAHLSALPIATNYHLAGAPTRNPQTDALRAIAEPGESLADLLMGSGAFMNTWETGTSQATSQKSRRGAVEEHFGYALALGRTAGPFQAVPDDQLGAFRAEAASEGPPKNSRWRPFESRRSRDERRAASQHDYEEQRGNAAELPRYGALVDPAQRRGVSDRYGNGIVYWKDEVRHRSTHTPNDSWSLGKEGAFSVSSNRYPLALVAYGVDQLVRLAFARVTDFAHDQEMRAFADAGAEVSDYFETQIHGPLGWRDVERIVINAPDPDTARPNRQAEATAMAEALRGIEQRLNAYRSAQNLEFTVELRQLPAH is encoded by the coding sequence ATGCACGAACGACGGCGGCGGAGGCTCGACGACACGGCGGCGGAGCCCGCACCCGCCCGAATCCAGCGGCAGCCCGGGCCCTCCGAGGTGGACCGCCTGCTGGCTTTGCAACGCAGCGTGGGCAATGCGGTCGTGGCGCGGGCCATCGCGCAGCAGCGACGTCGTGCCGCTGCGCAGGGCAGCCCGGATACCGCCGTGCAACGGTCCGCCGTGCACGCGGTTCTGCGGTCGCCCGGCACCCCGTTGCACGAACCGGTGCGTGCGGAGATGGAGGCCCGGCTGGACGCGGACTTCTCCGACGTTCGACTACACACGGGGCCGGATGCCGCCCGGTCGGCGGCCGAGATCGGCGCCCGCGCCTACACCTCGGGCAGCCACGTCGTCATCGGCAACGGTGGCGCGGACGCGCACACCTTGGCGCACGAACTCACGCATGTGATCCAGCAGCGCACCGGTTCGGTGGCGGGCACCGACACCGAGGCGGGACTGCGGATCAGCGACCCCGGCGATCGATTCGAGCAGGCCGCCGAGGCGAATGCCCGGCGGGTGATGGCGGCGGTGGTACCTCCGACCGAGGGACAGCGGACAGACTCGGAATCGGAACCGATCCCGGCGACGGCCGAGACCGCTGTGTCCCAACGGAACCGAGACCTCGTGCAGCGGGCAGGCGACGAGATCGAATCCGCATCGTCGTCGAACCCGCGCGATGCCCGACCGATGCCGGTGGCGCCGGGCGGCGACGAGTACCTCGACTGGTTCCTCGGCAGACCGCCGGTGCCTGGGGCCTGGGAGGTCCGGTCCGGATCAGGCGGCGACGCCGAGGCGGACCGAGCCATGGCCCGCAGCGCCCCCGCCACCCAGAAGATGGTGGCGGGCGGGCCGGACACGGTGCTGATCCATGCCCTGCGGACCAACGACTCCGAGGCCGTCAACGAACTGCGCGATCACCATCCGCGCCACTACGAGCTGTTCGGCCGACTACGTACCCGTACCGACTGGGCGAAGCTCTCCGCGAACCAGGCGTGGGCGCTGGTCGCGGCCGAACGCAAGGGCGGCGAGCAGGAAGCGGAGCTGTCCCGGATCGCGCGAGAACGAATCCAAAAGAAGCCGTGGTTCGCGTTCTATCGATCCGTCCCCGACCTCGACGGGTTGATCCGGCAGGTGGCCGCGCATCTCTCCGCGCTGCCGATCGCCACCAACTATCACCTGGCCGGGGCGCCCACCCGTAATCCGCAGACGGACGCGCTGCGGGCGATAGCCGAGCCCGGTGAATCCCTGGCCGACCTGCTGATGGGCTCCGGTGCGTTCATGAACACCTGGGAGACCGGCACCTCGCAGGCCACCTCGCAGAAATCCCGGCGGGGTGCCGTGGAGGAGCACTTCGGCTATGCCCTGGCCCTCGGCCGCACGGCCGGGCCGTTCCAAGCCGTTCCGGACGACCAGCTGGGTGCCTTCCGCGCGGAGGCCGCCAGCGAGGGGCCGCCGAAGAACAGCAGGTGGCGCCCCTTCGAATCCAGGAGATCCCGCGACGAGCGCCGCGCCGCCTCGCAACACGACTACGAGGAACAGCGAGGCAACGCCGCCGAGCTGCCCCGCTACGGCGCGCTGGTCGATCCCGCCCAGCGGCGTGGGGTATCGGATCGCTACGGCAACGGCATCGTGTATTGGAAGGACGAGGTGCGCCATCGCTCCACCCACACGCCGAACGACAGCTGGTCGTTGGGTAAGGAGGGTGCGTTCTCGGTGTCCAGCAACCGTTATCCGTTGGCGCTGGTCGCCTACGGGGTCGACCAATTGGTGCGGTTGGCCTTCGCCAGGGTCACCGACTTCGCGCACGACCAGGAGATGCGGGCCTTCGCCGATGCGGGCGCGGAGGTGAGCGACTACTTCGAAACCCAGATTCACGGGCCGCTGGGGTGGAGGGACGTCGAACGAATCGTGATCAACGCGCCCGACCCGGATACCGCACGCCCGAACCGGCAAGCCGAGGCGACCGCGATGGCCGAGGCCCTTCGCGGAATCGAGCAACGGCTCAACGCGTACAGGAGCGCGCAGAACCTCGAATTCACCGTCGAACTCCGGCAGCTGCCCGCGCACTGA